One window from the genome of Cyclobacterium amurskyense encodes:
- the eboE gene encoding metabolite traffic protein EboE has product MQIADFHLTYCTNIHPGESWDATFENLKEYIPKIKGELSVTEAFAIGLRVSDEASKTLIKPERLAEFKSWLKDNNCYVFTFNGFPFGGFHRQVVKDEVHFPDWSSTARKDYTLRLFKILAAIMPANLDAGISTSPLSYKHWHKSTEAMKALMDQSCAHIMEVVEQLYQLKLDQNLDLHLDIEPEPDGVIEDSKGLVDFYNDWLIPAGIPLLVEKFGVSPQVAASVIKDHVRVCYDVCHFAVGYENHEEVLNTFKDEGIKIGKFQLSAALKAAIPAQKDKRKPVEKALLPFVESTYLHQVVGKMEDNSLHAYPDLPDALVDLATTNEVEWRVHFHVPLFLATYGHLQSTQEDILSVLKLNGERKLTSHLEVETYTWEVLPEDIHLSLDQSIARELNWVKSNI; this is encoded by the coding sequence ATGCAAATAGCCGATTTCCATTTAACTTACTGTACCAATATACATCCAGGGGAAAGTTGGGATGCGACCTTTGAAAACCTTAAAGAATACATCCCTAAAATTAAGGGAGAGTTGTCTGTTACAGAAGCTTTTGCCATTGGATTAAGGGTTTCTGATGAGGCCAGTAAAACCTTGATTAAACCCGAACGGTTAGCAGAATTTAAATCCTGGCTAAAGGATAATAATTGTTATGTTTTTACTTTCAATGGTTTTCCCTTTGGAGGTTTTCACAGGCAAGTGGTTAAGGATGAGGTACATTTTCCTGATTGGAGTTCAACTGCAAGGAAGGACTATACATTAAGATTATTTAAAATATTGGCAGCCATAATGCCGGCCAATTTGGATGCGGGGATTTCCACTTCACCTTTAAGCTATAAGCATTGGCACAAATCCACTGAGGCTATGAAAGCCTTGATGGACCAATCTTGTGCTCATATTATGGAGGTTGTGGAGCAACTTTATCAATTAAAGTTGGATCAAAACCTTGATCTTCATTTGGACATTGAACCAGAACCGGATGGGGTTATAGAAGACTCTAAAGGATTGGTTGATTTTTACAATGACTGGTTGATACCGGCAGGAATCCCTCTTTTGGTCGAGAAATTTGGGGTTTCACCCCAAGTTGCTGCTTCTGTAATCAAAGACCATGTTAGGGTATGTTATGATGTTTGTCATTTTGCCGTAGGCTATGAAAATCATGAGGAAGTCCTCAATACTTTTAAGGATGAAGGCATCAAAATTGGGAAATTCCAATTGAGTGCCGCTTTAAAAGCAGCTATCCCGGCACAAAAAGACAAAAGAAAACCTGTAGAAAAAGCACTGTTACCCTTTGTAGAATCCACTTATCTGCATCAGGTAGTTGGCAAAATGGAAGACAATAGTCTACATGCTTATCCAGACCTGCCTGATGCACTTGTCGATTTGGCGACTACCAATGAAGTGGAGTGGCGTGTTCATTTTCACGTTCCTTTGTTCTTGGCTACCTACGGGCATTTACAATCTACACAAGAGGATATATTAAGTGTGTTAAAATTGAATGGAGAGCGAAAACTTACCAGTCATCTTGAAGTAGAAACCTATACCTGGGAAGTTTTGCCTGAAGATATCCATTTGTCATTGGATCAGTCCATTGCCAGGGAGTTGAACTGGGTAAAAAGCAATATAT
- a CDS encoding 3-dehydroquinate synthase, which yields MNKVAHKSIEQVFSVPFSYEVFFTKALFSLNNNLFADLVSGQKIPKVYFVLDEGVVNTHPDLITAIKTYSEKYKEVFTLCADPLVIPGGEQVKNNQQYFQQVLKATDEYGIDRHSYIVGLGGGALLDMVGFAATIAHRGIRHIRIPTTVLSQNDSGIGVKNGINAYGKKNYLGSFSPPYAVVNDSDFLQTLEPRDWRSGISEALKVALIKDASFFVWIEGQIADLLDRDNPAMSELIYRCAQMHLDHIASGDAFESGSSRPLDFGHWAAHKLEHLTDYRVRHGEAVAIGIALDTTYSFLSGMLSENELNRVLKVITDLGFDLYLPELSGEVLLQGLEEFREHLGGELTIMLLDKIGHGVEVHEMTEALIVKAIEKLKDLQVEYLKA from the coding sequence ATGAATAAAGTGGCACATAAATCAATTGAACAAGTTTTCAGTGTTCCTTTCAGTTATGAAGTGTTTTTTACAAAGGCATTGTTTTCACTGAATAACAATCTTTTTGCAGACTTGGTAAGTGGACAAAAAATCCCTAAAGTATATTTTGTTCTGGATGAAGGAGTGGTGAATACCCACCCTGATCTTATTACAGCAATTAAGACGTATTCTGAGAAGTACAAAGAAGTTTTTACATTATGTGCAGACCCATTGGTAATTCCAGGAGGGGAGCAGGTAAAGAACAATCAGCAGTATTTTCAGCAGGTTCTTAAAGCAACAGACGAATATGGGATTGACAGGCATTCCTATATTGTAGGCCTAGGAGGAGGAGCACTCTTGGATATGGTTGGTTTTGCAGCCACTATCGCCCATAGAGGGATCAGACATATCCGAATACCTACCACGGTACTTTCTCAAAATGATTCGGGCATAGGTGTTAAAAACGGCATCAATGCTTATGGTAAAAAAAATTACCTCGGTTCATTTTCTCCTCCTTATGCAGTGGTCAACGACAGTGATTTTTTACAAACACTGGAACCAAGAGATTGGAGATCGGGAATTTCTGAAGCTTTAAAAGTTGCACTGATCAAGGATGCCTCTTTCTTCGTATGGATAGAAGGACAAATAGCAGACCTACTTGATAGAGACAATCCTGCAATGTCTGAATTAATTTACCGCTGTGCCCAGATGCATTTGGATCATATTGCTTCTGGAGATGCTTTTGAAAGTGGCTCTTCCAGACCATTGGATTTTGGTCATTGGGCAGCGCACAAGTTAGAGCATTTGACAGATTATAGGGTAAGGCATGGTGAAGCTGTGGCCATAGGAATAGCTCTTGATACTACCTATAGCTTCCTGTCTGGAATGCTATCTGAAAATGAACTGAACCGTGTATTGAAAGTCATTACTGATCTTGGATTTGATTTGTACCTTCCTGAATTGTCAGGAGAGGTTTTGCTTCAGGGACTTGAAGAATTTAGAGAGCACTTGGGAGGTGAGTTGACCATTATGCTTTTGGATAAAATAGGTCATGGAGTGGAAGTTCATGAAATGACTGAAGCTTTAATTGTTAAAGCAATAGAAAAACTTAAAGATTTACAAGTCGAATACCTAAAGGCCTGA